TTGTGCACCACCATCAGGCCGCCGGCCTTGGTGATGTCGCCCTTGAGCTTCTCGTAACGCTGGGTGCCGCCGGCTATCAGCAGATTGCCGTTGGCGAGCTGGGTGTGGCCGGTGCAGAAGAGGTCGACGGGCGTCTTGATCTTCTTGATCGTGTTCTTGACCGGGTCCCACAGGCGGGTGTCGAACTTCTTGGCGTCGAAGTTCTTCTGGTTGTTGCCGGAGCCCGCGACCAGAAGGATCTTGCCGGTGTGCAGGAGCGCCGCGTGGATCGTGTTCTGGCGGTACTCCTCGGGGAAGTCCACGACCTGCCAGTGGCCGTTGTCGGCCTTGTACTCCGGCTTGTTGATCTTGTAGTCGTGGTACTTCTCCGAACCCACGCGCCACAGCCACGGGCCGTTCATCCCGGCCAGCGCTATGACCACCGCCGCGCCTATCGCGATGCGGCGGGCGCGGCGGCGGCTGGAGCGGTCCTTCATTTCTTACGTCCCCCAAGGGCGATCTGCATGGTCTGGTCGTTCGATGCCCAACTGGGCTTCTGCTGCGGCGCGTGCGGCGCCTGCGGAGGCTGGTGTGCCTGCGGCAGCTCCGCCGTGGCGTCACTCTGCGGCGGCACCGTCGGGTCCCCGCCGCCCGAGGGCGGCCCCGAGGCTCCGGATCCGTGCCGGGACTTGCGCTTCTTCTTGTCCTGCCGCATGCCCCACCGCCAGGCGAAGATCGGCGCGGCCGTGATCAGCAGGGCGAACGTGGCCCAGGTGATCATCGCCGGGTGGACGTGGTCGAAGACGAACGCGGCGGCCATCGAACCGCTGAAGACCAGGATGAAGAACAGGTGGATCCGGAACGTACCGAACAAGGTGTCCGGGCTCGCCGAATCGCCCTTGGGAGTCACCACGAACTTGCTCTTGCGGCGCAGCACGGCGTCGAGCAGGGAGCGCGCGTAGACCGGCGCGGAGAGCGCCGACATCACCATGCCCGCGATACCGCCGGAGCCCTCGGGCTCGTGCGGCGAGACGTTGTGGCGGCGGTTCCAGATGTAGAGGCCGATCTGCAGCGCAGACGCGTTGCCGTACAGCATCAGCCAGATCGTCGGGTCGATGTTCACGCCCGACGCGCCCATGCCCAGGAACAGCGCGCAGGAGAGCGCGGCCAGGATCCAGTTCATGGCGGACATCGGGTAGAAGATGACCATCATCGTGTAGTTGAAGAGACGGCCCGGCGGCAGCGAGAACGGCGCCTTCCAGAACTGCTTCAGGATGGTCTCGTACGTGCCGCGCGACCACCGCAGCTGCTGGGTGAAGAAGTCCGTCCAGGCGTTGGGGCCCTCACCGACCGCGAGCACGTCCGGGGTGTAGACCGACTTCCACTTCTTGCCGGTCCGCGGGTTCGTGGCGCGGTGGATCTCGAAGCCGGTCGCCATGTCCTCGGTGATCGAGTCGTACAGACCGCCGATCTGCTTCAGCGCGCTGATCCGTACGGCGTTGCTCGTGCCGACGAACATGGGGGAGCCGTACGCGTTGCCCGCGCGCTGGATCAGCGCGTGGAAGAGGAACTGCTGGGACTCGGCGGCCTTGGTGATGAAGTTGTCGTAGTTGCCGTAGACCTGCGGGCCGATGACGAAGCCGACGTTCTCGTCACGGAAGAAGCCGAGCATCCGCTCGAGGTAGTTCGGCATCGGGACGTGGTCGGTGTCGACCGATGCGAAGAAGTCGTACTCGTCGCCGTGCGCGTCCAGCCAGGCGTTGTAGTTGCCGTGTTTGGTCTTGGCGCGGTGCGGGCCCTTGCTCATGTTCCACTTCGCGACGCCCTTGCGGGAGAAGTGGTGCACGCCGAGCCGCTGGCAGACCTCCTTGACGGCGGGG
This Streptomyces sp. NBC_01283 DNA region includes the following protein-coding sequences:
- a CDS encoding glycosyltransferase family 2 protein, whose product is MTSTPTGAGPNDPSETTQLRVPSHRTGGFRRIKKALPRYDYEHYSRLAGPLTQPDPTKPYRVQYRSLLSQEPHRIRAALMLGAAPLLSLVLLAWLLQPTHWTKRDYVANDWLPTLDIVMLISIGLIEFFRCMNVLSNAHATLVARDPIPVVPETGTRVAFLTSFVPGKEPLEMVTKTLEAAVKIRHRGLMHVWLLDEGDDPAVKEVCQRLGVHHFSRKGVAKWNMSKGPHRAKTKHGNYNAWLDAHGDEYDFFASVDTDHVPMPNYLERMLGFFRDENVGFVIGPQVYGNYDNFITKAAESQQFLFHALIQRAGNAYGSPMFVGTSNAVRISALKQIGGLYDSITEDMATGFEIHRATNPRTGKKWKSVYTPDVLAVGEGPNAWTDFFTQQLRWSRGTYETILKQFWKAPFSLPPGRLFNYTMMVIFYPMSAMNWILAALSCALFLGMGASGVNIDPTIWLMLYGNASALQIGLYIWNRRHNVSPHEPEGSGGIAGMVMSALSAPVYARSLLDAVLRRKSKFVVTPKGDSASPDTLFGTFRIHLFFILVFSGSMAAAFVFDHVHPAMITWATFALLITAAPIFAWRWGMRQDKKKRKSRHGSGASGPPSGGGDPTVPPQSDATAELPQAHQPPQAPHAPQQKPSWASNDQTMQIALGGRKK